A DNA window from Solanum lycopersicum chromosome 3, SLM_r2.1 contains the following coding sequences:
- the LOC101250001 gene encoding transcription factor bHLH87, which produces MENLDWNETPFNFGSSFDPIHVISNWNMPQRQEAANRLAADSMAAKAGAADLTRDCTDIAFSSSPILNMPNNYITDNNPLGLMSDFGVEIAKPISNTVSLESIDCLLSATTTNNTDTSIEDDGMSVIFADSNSLWNSGESAGINPQLLNCLPTDHKILEEEQNQRKRKSYELDEAVSQSSLGNSSNEFNLFQSNSLGDCGNFQLISEKQSKSKKMRLIESSNKRPSSSNINFQQASSSVSSIDQEPDPEAIAQMKEMIYRAAAFRPVDFGAEVLEKPKRKNVKISTDPQTVAARQRRERISERIRVLQRLVPGGSKMDTASMLDEAANYLKFLRTQVKALEAIGQKQDPFTSITQFNYPIPMQLPHFPLQNPNQIHRPKS; this is translated from the coding sequence ATGGAGAATTTGGATTGGAATGAAACTCCGTTTAATTTTGGATCTTCATTTGATCCAATACATGTAATATCAAATTGGAACATGCCACAACGCCAAGAAGCTGCTAATAGATTGGCTGCTGATTCTATGGCTGCTAAAGCCGGAGCAGCAGATCTAACCCGGGATTGTACCGATATAGCCTTTTCTTCTTCCCCAATACTCAATATGCCTAACAATTACATCACTGATAATAATCCATTAGGCCTAATGTCCGATTTCGGTGTCGAAATTGCTAAGCCAATCTCCAATACTGTATCTCTAGAATCCATTGATTGTTTACTGTCAGCAACCACCACCAACAATACAGACACGTCAATCGAAGACGATGGCATGTCCGTAATTTTTGCTGATTCGAATAGCTTGTGGAATTCTGGAGAGTCTGCCGGAATTAATCCACAGCTGTTGAACTGTCTGCCTACTGATCATAAGATACTGGAAGAAGaacaaaatcaaagaaaaagaaaatcttatgAACTTGATGAAGCAGTTTCACAATCATCTCTGGGGAATTCTTCGAACGAGTTCAATCTATTCCAGTCAAATTCATTAGGAGATTGCGGTAATTTCCAGCTTATTTCAGAAAAACAATCCAAATCGAAGAAGATGAGGTTAATTGAGAGCTCTAATAAGCGTCCAAGTTCATCAAACATCAATTTCCAACAAGCTAGTTCATCAGTATCGTCAATTGATCAAGAGCCTGATCCGGAGGCGATCGCTCAGATGAAAGAAATGATATACCGAGCTGCAGCATTCAGGCCGGTTGATTTCGGTGCTGAAGTACTAGAAAAGCCTAAACGGAAGAATGTAAAGATATCAACGGATCCTCAGACGGTGGCGGCGAGGCAACGAAGAGAAAGGATAAGTGAaaggattagggttttgcaaagGCTAGTACCAGGAGGAAGTAAAATGGATACAGCATCAATGCTTGATGAAGCAgcaaattatttgaaatttttgaggaCACAAGTGAAAGCATTGGAAGCAATAGGCCAAAAACAAGATCCTTTTACTTCAATAACACAATTTAATTACCCAATTCCCATGCAATTACCACATTTTCCACTACAAAACCCTAACCAAATTCATCGACCAAAGAGTTGA
- the LOC104646534 gene encoding uncharacterized protein: MNTWGTKGLRTGAAAARGNQNPPQAPAEGVAMPVNPAGLTDAEVRASLAQMAQAITMQAQAMTAQVNRQDVLRENPPARSIADRLRDFTRMNPPIFTGAKTSEDPQEFIDELHKILVAMGATDIEKAELASYQLKDVAQTWCKMWRDSRVLGGVPVTWELFKTAFLERFFPREMKEAKVEEFINLKQGSMTVREYSLKFVKLSRYATPLVSTSREEMSRFLTGINGDLEEDCRAAMLHDNMDLSRLMMHVQQPKFKKGQQSAGNSDPQRNTTPRGGRPEPKRGNGGEMQRPRKTCTKCGRMHLGECRQGTNACFGCGKSGHMVIDCPQNRGQAGGNAQPRPTPHNAAAAEPPKMNRFYALKGREEQEKSADVVTGSTLSFVTPLLALTFEILPEVLHDPIVVSTPLGENVRTERVYKNCPIVVSGKAIKCEFWLRSVTFLGHVVSDQGVEVDPRKTEAVKKWPKPLTPTDIRSFLGLAGYYRRWLELLKDYDMNVHYHPGKANVVADALSRMSMGSTTHVEDEKNELVKEVHRLARLGVRLVDSTSGGVSVHPSSESSLIVEVKKGQHLDLVLMEMKDSVLLKMNESFALGDDGILRYQNRLCVPDVDDLRTKIVTEAHGSRYSIHPGSTKILLRFRLGNGRPLIWTSLLVFRGLGGSMILYGLLWTD, from the exons atgaatacCTGGGGAACTAAGGGTCTGAGGACGGGAGCAGCAGCAGCTAGGGGTAATCagaatccaccccaggctccagctgaaggagtggccatgccagtgaacccagctgggttgactgatgcggaggtgagggcatctctagcccagatggcacaggccatcacgatgcaggcccaagctatgactgcccaagtcaaCCGGCAGGATGTTCTAAGGGAAAACCCACCGGCTCGCAGCATAGCTGACAGACtgcgagacttcacgaggatgaatcctccaattttCACAGGGGCTAAGACTTCAGAAGATCCCCAGGAATTTATAGACGAGTTGCATAAGATACTGGTGGCCATGGGGGccactgatattgagaaggctgagttggcttcctaccagctcaaagatgttgcacagacttggtgcaaaatGTGGCGAGATAGCCGTGTCCTAGGAGGGGTGCCAGTCACCTGGGAGCTGTTCAAGACAGCATTTTTGGAAaggttcttccctagagagatgaaagaggccaaggttgaggagttcatcaacctcaagcaaggATCCATGactgtcagggagtattccctgaagtttgtgaagTTATCAAG gtatgctactccCTTGGTTTCTACTAGCAGGGAGGAGATGAGCAGattcctcacaggaatcaatGGAGACCTGGAGGAAGATTGTCGggctgcgatgctccatgataatatggacctttctagattaatgatgcatgtccagcag CCCAAATTCAAGAAGGGGCAACAGAGTGCTGGAAATTCTGACCCTCAGAGAAATACAACGCCTAGAGGAGGCAGACCCGAACCCAAGaggggcaatggaggtgagatgcagcgtcCAAGGAAgacttgtactaagtgtggccGAATGCACCTTGGAGAATGtagacagggcactaatgcctgtttcggttgtggtaagagtggacacatggtcATAGACTGTCCCCAGAACAGAGGTCAGGCTGggggtaatgctcagcctaggcctacCCCACATAATGCAGCAGCAGCCGAACCTCCGAAGATGAACAGATTTTATGCCTTGAAAGgtagggaggagcaggagaagtccgctgatgtggtcacag ggtctacgctttcctttgtaactcctctgCTTGCCCTTACCTTTGAAATACTAcctgaagttctgcatgatcctatagttgttagtacgcctttaggagaaaatgtgagAACCGAAAGGGTATACAAgaattgcccaatagttgtgagtggcaaggctat caagtgtgaattctggctgagatcagtgaccttcctgggccatgttgtgtccgatcaaggTGTAGAAGTGGACCCCAGAAAGACTGAAGCAGTTAAGAAATGGCCAAAGCCTCTTACACCCACCGATATCCGTAGCTttctgggattggctggttactaccgcag atggttggagctgttgaaggattatgacatgaatgtgcactatcatccaggtaaggctaatgttgtggctgatgctttgagcaggatgagcatggggagtacaacccacgttgaggatgagaagaatgAGCTAGTGAAAGAGGTACACAGACTGGCCAGGCTGGGTGTAcggttggttgactctactagtggaggtgtatcagttcaccctagttctgaatcatccctgatagtggaagtcaagaagggtcagcatctcGATCTTGTGTTGATGGAgatgaaggactcagtgttgttaaaaatgaatgagtcttttgctttgggagatgatggcatacttagATACCAGAACCGGTTGTGCGTACCAGATGTAGATGATTTACGGACCAAGATTGttacagaggcccatggttccagatattccatacatccaggttccacaaaaat attgttgaggttccgacttggaaatgggaggccattaatatggacttcgttgtTGGTCTTCCGAGGACTAGGAGGCAGCATGATTCTATATGGATTATTGTGGACagactga